From a region of the Procambarus clarkii isolate CNS0578487 chromosome 2, FALCON_Pclarkii_2.0, whole genome shotgun sequence genome:
- the LOC138367334 gene encoding zinc finger protein 85-like has translation MSIVANSPLSQHGTHSGEKPHKCPECGKKFSQLGNMKSHMLVHSGEKPHKCPECGKVFTRLEHMKTHMLVHSGEKRHKCPGCGKRFRQLENMKKHMLMQSCEKPHKCAECGKRFNQLGHMKNHMLVHSGEKRHKCPGCGKRFRQLENMKKHMLMQSCEKPHKCAECGKRFNQLGHMKNHMFVHSGEKPHKCPECGKRFNQLGNMKSHMLVHLGEKPHKCPECEKRFRHLGSMMTHRMMHIDKRPFECGKRFRDRKSIIRHMLVHTEERPFECDKCGRLFKSREDIKAHMLVHLNDKPS, from the exons ATGAGCATCGTCGCCAACTCGCCATTATCACAACACGGGACG cattcgggtgaaaaacctcataagtgtccagagtgtgggaagaagttCAGTCAGCTTGGGaatatgaagtctcacatgttagtgcattcgggtgaaaaacctcataagtgtccagagtgtgggaaggtattcactcgtcttgaacatatgaagactcacatgttagtgcattcgggtgaaaaacgtcATAAATGTCCagggtgtgggaagaggttcaggcaACTTGAAAATATGAAGAAACACATGTTAATGCAATcgtgtgaaaaacctcataagtgtgcagagtgtgggaagaggttcaatcagcttggacatatgaagaatcacatgttagtgcattcgggtgaaaaacgtcATAAATGTCCagggtgtgggaagaggttcaggcaACTTGAAAATATGAAGAAACACATGTTAATGCAATcgtgtgaaaaacctcataagtgtgcagagtgtgggaagaggttcaatcagcttggacatatgaagaatcACATGTTTGTGCactcgggtgaaaaacctcataagtgtccagagtgtgggaagaggttcaatcagcttggaaatatgaagtctcacatgttagtgcatttgggtgaaaaacctcataagtgtccagagtgtgagaaGAGGTTCAGACACCTTGGAAGCATGatgactcacaggatgatgcACATTGATAAAAGACCTTTTGAGTGTGGCAAAAGGTTTAGAGATCGTAAATCTATAATacgtcacatgttagtacatacaGAAGAAAGGCCTTTCGAGTGTGATAAATGTGGCAGATTATTTAAGTCACGTGAAGATATAAAagcacacatgttagtgcatttgaaTGATAAaccttcatga